The following proteins come from a genomic window of Maylandia zebra isolate NMK-2024a linkage group LG22, Mzebra_GT3a, whole genome shotgun sequence:
- the trappc3 gene encoding trafficking protein particle complex subunit 3 gives MSRQANRATDSKKMNSELFTLTYGALVTQLCKDYENDEEVNKQLDKMGYNIGVRLIEDFLARSSIGRCQDFRETADVIAKVAFKMYLGITPSVTNWSPAGDEFSLILENNPLVDFVELPDNHSTLIYSNLLCGVLRGALEMVQMAVDVKFAQDTLRGDSVTEIRMKFIKRIEENLPAGDE, from the exons ATGTCCAGACAAGCCAACCGGGCAACAGACAGCAAGAAGATG aACTCGGAGTTGTTCACACTGACTTATGGGGCCCTGGTCACCCAGCTTTGTAAAGACTATGAGAATGATGAGGAGGTCAATAAACAGCTGGATAAGAT GGGTTATAACATTGGTGTGCGTCTGATCGAGGACTTCCTGGCACGCTCAAGCATCGGCAGGTGTCAGGATTTCCGAGAAACAGCCGATGTCATTGCTAAG GTTGCTTTTAAAATGTACCTAGGAATCACCCCAAGCGTGACCAACTGGAGCCCTGCAGGAGATGAGTTTTCCCTTATCCTCGAGAATAATCCACTGGTAGACTTTGTGGAGTTGCCAGATAACCACAGCACACTCATCTACTCCAACCTTCTGTGCGGCGTCCTCAGAGGAGCCCTGGAGATG GTCCAGATGGCGGTGGATGTGAAATTTGCCCAGGACACTCTGAGAGGGGACAGTGTGACAGAAATCCGCATGAAGTTCATTAAGAGGATTGAAGAAAACCTGCCTGCGGGAGACGAGTGA